Proteins from a single region of Kluyveromyces lactis strain NRRL Y-1140 chromosome A complete sequence:
- the MRX6 gene encoding Mrx6p (similar to uniprot|P48564 Saccharomyces cerevisiae YNL295W) — MLSGIRITPLRRASRLLFAQQYSSKSNPTALKWQKDNTEEEQESNSKSKTDVKDLRSKVEALKVSEPETVTTNDKGTSSKKRKAEKSFLVPQVPSTDYLPREDLETEGLFAGYKPLFLGNSPLESNNNDVLLDGLFSSIRKLKNAQINSENNTVEIDVSDMLDDLKKDNQEYQRLHEKAPKIPWDASISGLVYNDEPFKGVPRSVVSKLKPFKLVRVEKKNSKDKEAKNDKIKLKFHGTRIKDDSTMVDLIQETSKKKERDNAFGTTGNDVAQGTKVKYETEKIDYTYKFQFIGADQRIFKNNVSKLTRLFMKEFMKVRNVRLASDFKENYLPLYIYVDHSTQSRSMFKRYLRRKIIDYIRPLLMTLSHSYETKEQGRKFERRIMLKVDSIVNTLSEYLPSVYFKSEEVDCLLLPSPVSAFGRMHWLKPTKRRNVFWGKNVTNDYVFNLSYDMKVTRSGIKRMRYPINLHWKSFNNAFTEWEYSYL, encoded by the coding sequence ATGTTAAGTGGTATAAGGATTACGCCATTGAGGAGGGCAAGCCGGCTTCTATTTGCCCAACAATACTCATCCAAGTCAAATCCAACGGCTCTGAAGTGGCAGAAGGATAAtactgaagaagagcaGGAGTCTAATTCTAAATCCAAGACAGATGTTAAAGATCTTCGCTCAAAAGTCGAGGCTTTAAAAGTAAGCGAACCAGAGACTGTAACAACTAATGACAAAGGTACCTCTTcgaaaaagagaaaggcAGAGAAATCTTTTCTAGTTCCCCAGGTACCTTCCACCGATTATTTACCTAGAGAAGATTTGGAGACTGAAGGGTTGTTCGCAGGTTACAAACCGTTATTTTTGGGGAATTCTCCGTTGGAAAGTAACAATAACGATGTTCTCTTGGATGGTCTTTTCTCTTCCATTAGAAAGCTGAAGAATGCACAGATAAACTCTGAGAACAACACCGTGGAGATCGACGTATCGGATATGCTAGATGATCTTAAGAAGGATAACCAAGAGTATCAGAGGCTACATGAAAAGGCCCCCAAGATTCCATGGGATGCATCCATCAGTGGATTAGTTTACAACGATGAGCCTTTCAAAGGCGTACCAAGATCTGTTGTATCAAAGCTTAAACCTTTTAAGCTTGTAAGAgtagagaaaaagaacagcAAAGATAAGGAGGCTAAGAATGATAAGATTAAGCTGAAATTCCATGGTACACGGATAAAAGATGATTCAACGATGGTCGATTTAATTCAAGAGACAAgcaagaaaaaggaaagagaCAACGCCTTTGGTACAACAGGTAACGATGTAGCACAGGGGACTAAAGTGAAGTATGAAACGGAAAAGATTGACTATACTTATAAGTTTCAGTTTATCGGTGCGGATCAgagaatattcaaaaataacGTATCAAAATTGACAAGGCTTTTCATGAAGGAGTTTATGAAGGTAAGGAATGTCAGGCTTGCATCggatttcaaagaaaactaCCTACCTCTTTACATTTACGTAGATCATTCCACACAATCACGAAGTATGTTCAAAAGGTATCTACGGAGGAAGATAATAGATTACATTAGACCACTTCTAATGACACTATCACATAGTTATGAAACGAAGGAGCAAGGTAGAAAGTtcgaaagaagaatcatGTTAAAAGTAGATTCAATTGTCAATACGCTTTCGGAATATTTACCATCAGTTTACTTCAAATCAGAAGAAGTGGATTGTCTGCTATTGCCTAGTCCCGTATCTGCGTTTGGAAGGATGCATTGGTTGAAACCCACTAAGAGGCGCAACGTATTTTGGGGGAAAAATGTCACCAACGACTACGTTTTCAACCTAAGCTATGATATGAAGGTGACACGTAGCGGCATTAAAAGAATGAGATACCCGATCAATCTTCATTGgaaatctttcaataatgcATTTACAGAATGGGAATATTCCTATTTGTGA
- the RIM21 gene encoding Rim21p (similar to uniprot|Q758G4 Ashbya gossypii AEL202C RIM21 pH-response regulator protein palH/RIM21 and weakly similar to YNL294C uniprot|P48565 Saccharomyces cerevisiae YNL294C RIM21 Protein proposed to be involved in the response to alkaline pH; has similarity to A. nidulans PalH) — translation MTGRSRWRYHFPSEDYSSCQGVQLDEGVLIWNKLPDKFAYIKSLVFTSNCQDGTPLYSSFVELEDECPYLPIVAFDWNSYINNDGYTGPFKYSIYSVIYSVTANFIITVFLTVIVFINVPTKPSRKASYILKLGALLASLNLSIFVIRVWKNIAENYTYNGYVSSTSFLNLLWGDKVFAGIDLVVVFLLQISQVQIVMRFFDRMQEKRMVFYFGLFLILVTQILWVIPTLSPVPTKDSDSDIDILPPFVYLFRIALSTCYASVICFHVLTKKSLCFRGRMIFLTLLTIFTVFLHPTFFIVDVSNLWIDDLSEIFNTTCYLASTVIVLEWTNRIHTMERKIHAASVLGRPIYEDEEQNFHFAIYALRMQNAMKMHRDGHVHDHGHTCDSNDNANVSLQNANTNDSSSIITDNSSQRTSTFGTMATDQVTLHTQQGERNITQFKRAETFWNKCHHVLESIVYYTDNVMVNALAGSKTFDSFTNDAEKLLKTERLRKTVGLDEPEDVYLYRKTTMSSDSVME, via the coding sequence ATGACAGGGCGTTCCAGATGGAGATATCATTTCCCGTCAGAGGACTATTCAAGTTGTCAAGGTGTCCAATTAGACGAAGGTGTGCTAATATGGAATAAACTACCCGATAAGTTCGCCTATATCAAGTCATTAGTGTTTACAAGTAATTGTCAAGACGGCACGCCATTATATTCATCGTTTGTGGAGTTAGAGGATGAGTGTCCGTATCTTCCTATTGTGGCTTTCGATTGGAATAGTTATATCAACAACGATGGATATACAGGACCGTTCAAATACAGCATCTATTCTGTCATTTATTCTGTTACTGCCAACTTTATCATCACTGTTTTCCTAACGGTGatcgttttcatcaacgTTCCTACCAAACCCAGTCGTAAGGCGTCGTacattttgaaattgggTGCGTTGTTGGCATCATTAAACCTTTCCATATTTGTCATTAGAGTATGGAAGAATATTGCAGAGAATTATACTTATAATGGTTATGTGTCATCTACATCGtttttgaatcttctttGGGGCGATAAGGTATTTGCTGGTATCGATTTAGTTGTTGTATTCTTATTGCAGATTAGCCAGGTGCAGATTGTGATGagattctttgatagaatGCAAGAGAAGAGGATGGTTTTCTATTTTGGGTTGTTCTTAATCCTTGTGACCCAGATTTTATGGGTCATACCTACTTTGAGTCCAGTACCGACGAAGGATTCGGATTCGGATATCGATATTCTCCCGCCTTTTGTTTATTTGTTTAGGATTGCATTGTCAACCTGTTACGCAAGCGTGATCTGTTTTCATGTCCTAACTAAAAAGTCTCTCTGCTTCCGAGGGAGAATGATCTTTTTAACTCTTTTGACCATTTTTACAGTCTTCTTGCATCCCACGTTCTTCATCGTCGATGTATCAAACTTGTGGATCGATGATCTAAGTGAGATCTTTAATACTACGTGTTATTTGGCCTCCACCGTTATAGTGTTGGAATGGACCAATAGAATACATACGATGGAAAGGAAGATCCATGCTGCCAGTGTTCTTGGAAGACCCATATACGAGGATGAAGAGCAGAATTTCCATTTCGCCATTTACGCCTTAAGGATGCAAAATGCAATGAAAATGCATAGAGATGGTCACGTTCATGATCATGGTCACACGTGTGATTCGAACGACAATGCAAACGTAAGTCTTCAAAATGCGAATACTAATGATAGTAGTTCAATTATAACTGATAACTCTTCGCAGAGGACTTCGACATTCGGGACCATGGCGACAGACCAAGTCACTCTCCATACTCAACAAGGTGAACGTAATATAACACAGTTCAAGAGAGCGGAAACATTTTGGAATAAATGCCACCATGTTCTTGAGTCAATTGTTTACTATACTGATAATGTGATGGTTAATGCATTAGCTGGTTCTAAAACATTTGACTCTTTCACTAATGATGCTGAAAAGTTGCTCAAGACCGAAAGACTTAGGAAAACGGTGGGATTAGACGAACCTGAAGATGTTTACTTATATCGGAAAACTACTATGTCTTCAGATTCTGTCATGGAATAG
- the MSB3 gene encoding Rab GTPase-activating protein MSB3 (similar to uniprot|P48566 Saccharomyces cerevisiae YNL293W) produces the protein MNQDQNQANRMYKGPIRLHTMFSPSVPDLNRKFSDLNTSEQSIAVSDGGVALRKNVVRNNSNSERISGSKRPKSTILRENSAGLSLINLYYDLDDENEEEIGQVSMKGHKINQNNSGSSELELNEGALTLATEDKTINLDDSGSSDALNGIGQLPTPESESRASQLLGNSSLIEDAASIKVKDSHLDRYGFMKQNQYISEKQYNEWWSEYSKYCIRRKRKWKDLLLKSGLPVDNDSPSRFPSKSEKLKRYVRKGIPAEWRGNAWWYFARGQELLNKNIGVYDKLLTKINDPSFTSKDTEIIERDLHRTFPDNIHFQRSKVSSEDPLIIKSLRRILKAFAIYNAKIGYCQSMNFLVGLLLLFMDEERAFWMLVIMTSRYLPGVHSINLEGVNINQGVLLLCIKEYLPHFWQRIYSNKDQQHSPGLSNKNEFLYKLPPVTLCTASWFMSCFIGVVPIEATLRIWDCLFYEGSHILFKMSLAIIELSETNLPKLNHVSSRNSDDEDMELFQAIQTYPRRLINPNDIIDKAIFKRRLRFNALNQEEIERCKKYVISQRAKYKNFQDVMKNETTNSNNKRDSKLAQELINETFSNEGYGFKKGLNGVNWNNNIKERVRRLSRKR, from the coding sequence ATGAATCAGGATCAAAATCAGGCAAATCGTATGTATAAAGGTCCAATACGTTTACACACGATGTTTTCGCCGAGTGTACCAGACCTGAATCGAAAATTCAGTGATTTGAATACTAGTGAACAGTCAATTGCTGTTAGTGACGGGGGAGTTGCGTTACGGAAGAATGTTGTTAGAAACAATTCTAACTCGGAACGTATATCTGGAAGCAAACGCCCCAAGAGCACGATATTAAGGGAGAACTCAGCTGGATTATCTCTGATAAATCTATACTAcgatttggatgatgaGAACGAAGAAGAGATAGGTCAAGTTTCGATGAAGGGACATAAGATCAATCAGAATAACAGTGGATCATCAGAATTGGAGTTGAATGAGGGAGCGTTAACACTAGCAACCGAGGATAAGACCATTAATTTAGATGATAGTGGGTCATCAGATGCGTTGAATGGGATCGGTCAATTGCCCACGCCAGAATCGGAATCTCGTGCGAGTCAATTGCTTGGAAACTCGTCTCTGATAGAAGATGCAGCTTCAATCAAGGTGAAGGATTCACATTTGGATAGGTATGGATTCATGAAGCAGAACCAATATATCTCAGAGAAACAATATAACGAATGGTGGTCAGAGTACTCCAAGTACTGCATTCGAAGGAAACGGAAATGGAAAGACCTACTTTTAAAATCAGGTTTACCAGTAGATAATGATTCTCCAAGTCGATTCCCTTCAAAGTCGGAAAAGTTGAAGAGATACGTGCGAAAAGGTATACCAGCTGAATGGAGAGGTAATGCTTGGTGGTATTTTGCCCGCGGTCAAGagcttttgaataaaaacATTGGTGTTTATGATAAATTACTGACTAAGATCAATGATCCAAGCTTTACAAGTAAAGATACTGAGATTATAGAAAGAGATTTACATCGGACTTTCCCTGATAATATCCATTTCCAAAGATCCAAGGTCAGTTCCGAGGACCCACTAATTATAAAATCTTTAAGGAGGATCTTAAAGGCTTTCGCCATCTATAACGCTAAGATCGGTTATTGTCAATCGATGAATTTCTTAGTTGGTCTTTTACTATTATTCATGGATGAAGAACGTGCATTTTGGATGCTAGTAATAATGACATCTAGGTACTTACCAGGAGTGCATAGTATTAACCTGGAAGGTGTCAATATTAACCAAGGTGTGCTTTTACTATGCATAAAAGAGTATCTGCCACACTTTTGGCAAAGAATATATTCCAATAAAGATCAACAACACAGTCCCGGCCTATCCAATAAGAACGAATTTCTCTATAAGTTGCCACCAGTCACACTCTGTACTGCCAGTTGGTTCATGAGCTGTTTCATAGGAGTAGTACCTATTGAAGCTACCTTACGTATATGGGATTGTCTCTTCTATGAGGGTTCAcacattcttttcaagatgTCGTTAGCGATCATCGAACTAAGCGAGACCAATTTACCAAAATTAAATCACGTTAGCAGCCGAAACTCAGACGATGAAGACATGGAATTATTCCAAGCTATTCAAACATACCCTAGACGGTTGATAAACCCCAACGATATTATAGACAAAGCCATCTTCAAGAGGAGATTGAGATTCAATGCACTCAATCAAGAGGAAATCGAACGATGTAAGAAGTACGTTATCTCTCAAAGAGCCAAATACAAGAACTTCCAAGATGTAATGAAGAATGAAACCACCAACTCCAATAATAAGAGAGACTCCAAATTGGCACAGGAACTGATCAATGAAACCTTTTCTAACGAAGGATACGGATTCAAGAAGGGTTTAAATGGGGTAAATTGGAATAATaacatcaaagaaagagtACGTAGATTGAGCAGAAAGAGGTAA
- the MDY2 gene encoding Mdy2p (similar to uniprot|Q12285 Saccharomyces cerevisiae YOL111C) — translation MSELDFVGKFLSLAALNEPKLASNYRKPLHEVTNLGVSLPPLRYKYDPSKSHSKSISKVVEVTIKSIKAPKFVHSKSFESTDTVGQIKEFLVETEPEIYTTGQIKLLLKGKVLHDTQLVSDLNQDKISLVAMVSKAEKPVETAPLPKPAQEPEPELELMDVDMEDPQLDLSSQTDIDLPWDKIRTVLESSLDASTASVALGRLQKGWELSK, via the coding sequence ATGTCTGAACTTGATTTCGTTGGTAAATTTTTGAGTTTGGCCGCTTTGAATGAGCCAAAACTTGCATCGAACTACCGCAAACCATTACATGAAGTTACAAACCTTGGTGTTTCGTTGCCCCCATTGAGGTACAAATATGATCCAAGTAAATCACATTCTAAGAGTATCTCTAAAGTTGTAGAAGTTACCATCAAATCGATCAAAGCGCCTAAATTTGTTCATTCCAAAAGCTTCGAATCTACCGATACCGTGGGTCAGATCAAGGAATTCTTAGTGGAAACCGAGCCTGAGATATATACAACTGGTCAAATCAAGTTGTTGTTAAAGGGTAAAGTCCTCCACGACACTCAATTGGTCTCCGATTTGAACCAGGATAAAATATCCCTTGTCGCAATGGTTTCCAAAGCAGAGAAACCTGTGGAAACAGCACCTTTGCCGAAACCAGCGCAGGAACCTGAACCTGAACTTGAGTTGATGGATGTCGATATGGAGGATCCACAGTTGGATCTTTCATCTCAAACAGATATTGATTTGCCTTGGGATAAAATTAGAACCGTTTTAGAGAGTAGCTTGGATGCTAGCACGGCCTCAGTGGCCCTTGGAAGGCTACAGAAAGGTTGGGAGTTGAGTAAGTAA